One segment of Terriglobales bacterium DNA contains the following:
- the mrdA gene encoding penicillin-binding protein 2: MTAIQYTILAIFLVLGARLWQLQIARSEEYDALAERNRVRTVPILAPRGKIYDREGRLLVDNYPSFSALLLRDQPRDINLDLPAISAGLNMQVKDIQDKMRRFAAEPKFRPMTLKDDLTPDELAFIESHRNELPELDVIMANRRLYPRNGFAAHLIGYVGEVSKDMLNNDPAYELYEAGDVVGRSGVEQQYNDILMGQDGSRRTVVNSHGKELQSLEPLSQIPPTPGKPLKLTIDLDMQIAAEEALEGHNGAIVALNPHNGEILAMASRPTFDPNAFSVRISRAEWNRLITDPAKPLLNKAIQAQLPPGSVFKIIMSTAGLQEGIAQTLHVNCGGGKTFYGRFFKCWISEKHGSHGDVDITKGIYQSCDSFFYTLGEKLGIARIAKYAMALGLGQKTHVDLPDEVSGVMPSEEWKIKNFKQKWYAGETISVSIGQGAVATTPIQLARAFGGIVMGGVLHRPHVAFPDQLPDEYKQAMAQYPEEVDIPIDPKNVETITNAMAAVVSPLGTAGSARLEGVDFAGKTGSAQVVSNEGRKNSKKLSGSEYNDNGWFVGLTPRRNSEIVVAVLVEQGQHGALAAGLASQVIKAYVDKQRKHPMQVVESGKPVEMTGVWSTPDPDSLVGERLRAARFMLPVSLAQKTGSHTTGRDSKQHRHDYLSGRSAAAVRRPSAEWKDSFSDLLPKPYGLGYLMPPFQGSISNQQLPLFVTAVAGSGKE; this comes from the coding sequence ATGACCGCAATCCAATACACGATACTGGCTATATTTTTGGTGTTGGGGGCCCGGCTGTGGCAACTGCAGATCGCGCGCAGCGAAGAATATGATGCGCTGGCGGAGCGCAATCGGGTGCGGACAGTCCCTATCCTGGCGCCCCGGGGCAAGATCTATGATCGCGAGGGTCGGCTGCTGGTGGATAACTACCCATCGTTTTCCGCGCTGCTGCTGCGCGACCAGCCCCGCGACATCAACCTGGACCTGCCGGCCATCTCTGCCGGGCTGAACATGCAGGTCAAGGACATTCAAGATAAGATGCGGCGCTTTGCCGCTGAACCCAAGTTCCGGCCCATGACCCTGAAGGACGATCTTACCCCGGACGAGCTGGCCTTTATTGAATCGCACCGTAACGAGCTGCCGGAGCTGGATGTGATCATGGCCAATCGGCGGCTGTATCCACGTAATGGGTTTGCTGCCCACCTGATTGGCTATGTGGGCGAGGTGAGCAAAGATATGCTCAACAACGATCCCGCGTATGAGTTGTACGAAGCCGGCGATGTGGTGGGGAGGTCTGGGGTTGAGCAGCAATACAACGACATACTCATGGGACAGGATGGCTCGCGCCGCACCGTGGTCAACAGCCACGGCAAAGAGCTGCAGTCACTGGAGCCACTGAGTCAAATTCCGCCGACGCCTGGCAAGCCGCTTAAGCTTACGATTGATCTGGACATGCAGATTGCCGCCGAGGAGGCTTTGGAAGGGCACAATGGCGCTATTGTGGCGCTGAATCCACATAACGGCGAGATTCTGGCGATGGCCAGCAGGCCTACGTTTGATCCTAACGCCTTCTCGGTCCGCATCTCGCGCGCGGAGTGGAACCGGCTCATTACCGATCCAGCCAAGCCACTGCTCAACAAAGCGATTCAGGCGCAATTGCCTCCGGGCTCGGTCTTCAAAATCATTATGTCAACGGCGGGCTTGCAGGAAGGGATTGCCCAGACATTGCACGTCAATTGTGGCGGCGGCAAAACATTTTACGGGCGTTTCTTCAAGTGTTGGATTTCGGAAAAACACGGCAGCCACGGTGACGTAGATATCACCAAAGGCATTTATCAATCTTGCGATTCATTTTTCTATACATTGGGTGAAAAGCTGGGAATTGCCCGCATCGCCAAGTATGCAATGGCCCTCGGTCTGGGCCAGAAGACGCATGTTGATCTACCAGATGAAGTCAGCGGCGTAATGCCCTCAGAAGAATGGAAGATCAAGAACTTCAAACAGAAGTGGTATGCGGGTGAGACCATCTCGGTGAGTATCGGGCAAGGGGCCGTGGCGACCACACCTATTCAATTGGCGCGGGCCTTTGGGGGAATTGTCATGGGAGGTGTGCTGCACCGGCCGCATGTGGCCTTTCCAGATCAGCTTCCCGATGAATACAAGCAGGCCATGGCGCAGTATCCGGAGGAAGTTGATATACCAATTGATCCCAAGAATGTTGAAACCATTACCAACGCGATGGCGGCGGTAGTTTCTCCGCTGGGAACGGCGGGTTCGGCGCGTCTGGAAGGTGTTGATTTTGCGGGCAAGACCGGGAGCGCGCAGGTGGTAAGCAATGAGGGCCGCAAAAACAGCAAAAAACTCAGCGGCAGCGAATACAACGACAATGGCTGGTTTGTGGGGCTAACACCGCGTCGCAATTCGGAGATCGTGGTAGCCGTCCTGGTTGAGCAAGGCCAACACGGCGCGCTGGCCGCCGGATTAGCCTCCCAAGTCATCAAAGCCTACGTTGATAAGCAGAGAAAACACCCGATGCAGGTCGTCGAATCCGGCAAGCCGGTCGAGATGACGGGAGTCTGGAGCACGCCGGACCCAGATAGCCTTGTCGGAGAGCGGCTGCGCGCAGCGCGGTTTATGCTGCCGGTGAGCCTTGCGCAGAAGACTGGTTCTCATACAACAGGGCGTGATTCAAAGCAGCATCGTCATGACTATTTATCTGGGCGCTCCGCTGCCGCTGTGCGCCGGCCTTCGGCAGAGTGGAAGGATTCTTTTTCTGATTTGCTACCCAAGCCTTACGGCCTGGGTTACCTAATGCCGCCCTTTCAGGGCTCGATTTCAAATCAACAGCTCCCTTTGTTTGTAACCGCAGTTGCTGGGAGCGGCAAAGAATGA
- the mreD gene encoding rod shape-determining protein MreD, whose protein sequence is MSAAVIYTSREEIEVYRFNLAATFFIPLVALLLQSYLPVAFHGRLHFFDVFDLPLLVTIFFGVARRNPIAGSITGCLIGLAQDALTHNYLGLFGIAKTFVGYGASSLATKIDVENPGSRFLITVGFYIIHRIAYLLVQHGMVEQNAPANWLHSIGAALANGLLAIVVFWVLDKFKQRG, encoded by the coding sequence ATGAGCGCAGCCGTAATCTACACGTCAAGGGAAGAGATTGAAGTTTACCGCTTTAATCTTGCCGCCACATTTTTCATTCCTTTAGTTGCGCTGCTGCTGCAGTCGTATCTGCCGGTGGCATTTCATGGAAGGCTGCACTTCTTCGACGTCTTCGACCTGCCGCTGCTGGTCACGATTTTTTTTGGCGTGGCGCGGCGCAATCCGATAGCCGGTTCCATTACGGGATGCCTGATCGGCCTGGCGCAAGACGCGCTGACCCACAACTACCTGGGATTGTTTGGCATTGCCAAGACTTTTGTGGGGTACGGCGCTTCTTCGCTGGCGACTAAGATTGACGTCGAGAATCCGGGCTCGCGTTTTTTGATTACGGTGGGCTTCTACATCATTCATCGCATCGCGTACCTTCTGGTGCAGCACGGAATGGTGGAACAAAACGCTCCGGCAAACTGGCTGCACAGCATTGGAGCGGCGCTGGCCAACGGCCTACTGGCGATTGTGGTGTTTTGGGTGCTGGATAAATTCAAACAAAGAGGGTAG
- the mreC gene encoding rod shape-determining protein MreC — MESFFSRYRNPMILGMVLLLQVFGLAVQVKRPVDPRHPEAGSVRMIRLWVSATITPLERVFVATGSWMAQSWHDYVNVGGLRRENRELHEQNEKLLLEEARMAEEANQARRLQALLDFKQHFIVQTVAAQVIGSSGTEQSRILYIDRGSGDGLRPDMAVITPDGVVGKVQEVFSSTAQVLVMNDLSSGVGALLEKSRLHGVVKGTATGELLLDHIMVDEKIEPGERVLTSGGDRIYPKGLPIGTVAQISPGNNLFLSIHLKPTVDLNRLEEVLVVTQPHLEQADSENPVKAADILAQRLPGVTQKQENPADGQVGAVNSVPANQKQNPVPVKIKPIRPPVKSAPQNQPMATPTPVTTPSSTPTPPEVAKPQ, encoded by the coding sequence ATGGAAAGCTTTTTCAGCCGCTATCGCAATCCCATGATCCTGGGCATGGTTTTATTGCTGCAGGTTTTTGGCTTGGCGGTGCAAGTCAAACGTCCGGTTGATCCCAGGCATCCGGAGGCGGGCTCGGTGCGCATGATTCGCCTTTGGGTTTCCGCCACGATCACGCCGCTCGAGCGCGTATTCGTCGCAACCGGAAGCTGGATGGCGCAGAGCTGGCATGACTACGTAAATGTTGGCGGGCTGCGGCGGGAAAATCGCGAGCTACACGAGCAGAATGAAAAACTGCTGCTCGAAGAAGCCCGCATGGCCGAAGAGGCAAACCAGGCGCGCCGGCTGCAGGCGCTGCTCGATTTCAAACAGCATTTCATCGTGCAGACGGTTGCCGCCCAGGTGATCGGCTCGAGCGGTACGGAGCAATCGCGCATTCTTTATATTGACCGCGGCTCAGGCGACGGCCTGAGACCCGACATGGCAGTCATTACCCCGGATGGGGTTGTGGGCAAAGTGCAGGAGGTGTTTTCTTCTACCGCACAGGTGCTGGTGATGAATGACCTCAGCAGCGGCGTGGGGGCCCTGCTTGAAAAGTCGCGCCTGCATGGAGTGGTGAAGGGAACCGCAACCGGCGAGCTTCTCCTCGATCACATCATGGTTGATGAAAAGATTGAGCCAGGAGAGCGCGTGCTCACCAGCGGTGGGGACCGGATTTATCCCAAGGGGCTGCCTATCGGTACGGTCGCACAGATTTCACCTGGAAACAATTTGTTTCTGAGCATTCATCTCAAGCCGACTGTGGATTTGAACCGGCTGGAAGAGGTGCTGGTGGTAACGCAGCCGCATTTAGAGCAGGCGGACTCCGAGAATCCAGTCAAGGCGGCGGACATCCTGGCGCAACGGTTGCCTGGGGTCACGCAGAAACAGGAAAATCCTGCGGATGGGCAAGTCGGTGCCGTGAACAGCGTGCCTGCAAATCAGAAACAGAATCCGGTTCCGGTCAAGATCAAACCCATACGACCACCGGTGAAGAGTGCTCCGCAAAATCAGCCAATGGCCACGCCGACTCCTGTAACTACTCCATCTTCCACACCCACACCGCCCGAGGTCGCCAAACCGCAATGA